The following are encoded together in the Flavihumibacter fluvii genome:
- a CDS encoding PQQ-dependent sugar dehydrogenase encodes MKKIAIASGFFIMTILVSTVSNAQAEKKKAIQLMASPVDAKLRLPAGFSATIVADGVAGARHIAITKQGGIYIKLGWLNDGKGIIYLKDTNHDGLVDQQRLFGDYPGTGICIRDNYLYASSNSAVYRYALDQNGEVLQPDQPEKIITGLVDHDRDNSKSITTDGKGHIYVNVGSYANACLLDSKSKQAPNPCPLLDSVGGIWQFNTTKLDQRLGDAVHYATGFKNVVGLDWNSQVNALYIMEHNRGQLHELFPEYYTEEQGGLTPAETMYKVTKGSNGGWPYVYYDPILKKKVLAPEYGGDGKKPAATKYQDPTMAFPAHLAPNGLLFYTGNQFPAKYKNGAFIAFHSRSAQLKKGYLVAFVPMKNGQPSGSWEIFADNIMLEKELHKPCGLAEGPDGSLYVTDDTGGRIFKISYKKG; translated from the coding sequence ATGAAGAAAATAGCGATTGCATCAGGATTTTTTATAATGACTATTTTGGTTTCCACGGTTTCAAATGCACAGGCCGAAAAGAAAAAAGCCATCCAATTAATGGCATCACCGGTTGACGCGAAACTGCGACTGCCAGCAGGATTCTCAGCTACAATAGTTGCCGATGGTGTAGCCGGTGCCCGCCATATTGCCATAACAAAACAGGGTGGTATCTACATCAAACTTGGCTGGTTGAATGATGGTAAGGGGATTATTTACCTGAAGGATACCAATCACGATGGATTGGTTGACCAGCAACGCCTGTTTGGTGATTACCCGGGTACCGGAATCTGCATCCGGGATAATTATTTATATGCTTCATCCAATAGTGCCGTATACCGTTATGCGCTGGACCAGAACGGTGAAGTACTTCAACCCGACCAACCGGAGAAAATCATCACCGGGCTGGTTGACCACGACCGCGATAATTCGAAATCGATCACGACAGATGGCAAGGGACATATTTATGTGAACGTTGGTTCCTATGCTAATGCCTGCCTTTTGGATTCCAAATCCAAACAGGCACCGAATCCTTGCCCGCTGTTAGATTCAGTGGGTGGTATCTGGCAATTTAATACTACAAAACTTGACCAGCGCCTTGGGGATGCTGTGCATTATGCTACCGGATTCAAGAATGTAGTTGGACTGGATTGGAACAGCCAGGTGAATGCCCTCTATATCATGGAACATAACCGTGGCCAGTTACATGAACTTTTTCCTGAGTATTATACTGAAGAACAAGGTGGACTGACACCAGCGGAAACCATGTACAAAGTGACCAAAGGATCTAATGGTGGCTGGCCCTATGTGTATTATGATCCCATCCTGAAAAAGAAAGTACTGGCGCCTGAGTATGGTGGTGATGGTAAGAAACCAGCGGCAACGAAGTACCAGGATCCCACCATGGCATTCCCGGCTCACCTTGCACCCAATGGCTTATTATTCTATACCGGTAACCAGTTTCCGGCAAAATACAAAAATGGCGCTTTCATTGCCTTTCATAGTCGCTCGGCCCAATTAAAGAAAGGTTACCTGGTGGCTTTTGTACCGATGAAGAATGGCCAGCCCTCGGGTTCCTGGGAAATCTTCGCCGACAATATCATGCTGGAAAAGGAACTGCACAAACCCTGCGGGTTGGCAGAAGGTCCGGATGGCTCCCTGTATGTTACGGATGATACCGGTGGCAGGATATTTAAGATCAGTTATAAGAAAGGATAA
- a CDS encoding DUF2490 domain-containing protein translates to MPNQKFFIRICLVLLGAGLAQDAMAQLSQKAQEVWPATDAYYSINPKFRLYGTISGTKREESSYSDGAIGLFVDYFTFPVVKKIHPSYAHADSLPGRFMYLRAGYQYSATPESSEDPFKESMIVTEANARFYLPWTMLLTWKNRFDWRISNGEFNSRYRPRLNVEKDLQTEYLTFTAYGFVEYFANVGNSAVNRFKTQLGVELKVLKHVNYEVFWNHQFEHQPEIQSVDAFGMTLKIYMARKAKKQHKKSESQ, encoded by the coding sequence ATGCCAAACCAGAAATTTTTTATAAGAATTTGCCTGGTCCTGCTGGGTGCAGGATTAGCACAAGACGCAATGGCCCAGCTTTCACAAAAGGCCCAGGAAGTCTGGCCTGCGACTGATGCTTATTATTCCATTAATCCAAAGTTTCGTCTGTATGGAACAATTAGCGGTACAAAACGCGAAGAGTCATCCTATTCCGATGGCGCAATCGGCCTGTTTGTAGACTATTTCACATTTCCCGTGGTAAAAAAAATCCACCCCAGCTACGCTCATGCTGATAGTCTTCCAGGCAGATTTATGTACCTGAGAGCCGGTTATCAATATAGTGCCACGCCAGAAAGTTCAGAAGACCCATTCAAGGAGAGTATGATAGTTACAGAGGCAAATGCCAGGTTCTACTTACCGTGGACCATGTTGCTCACCTGGAAAAACCGGTTCGACTGGCGGATCAGTAATGGTGAATTCAATTCCCGGTACCGGCCGCGGTTAAATGTGGAAAAAGACCTGCAAACAGAATACCTGACATTCACTGCTTATGGGTTTGTAGAATACTTTGCCAATGTCGGCAATAGTGCTGTCAACCGTTTTAAAACGCAACTTGGAGTTGAATTGAAGGTATTAAAACATGTGAATTATGAGGTCTTCTGGAACCACCAGTTTGAACACCAGCCGGAGATCCAGTCAGTTGATGCTTTTGGAATGACCTTAAAAATATACATGGCAAGAAAAGCTAAAAAGCAACACAAAAAATCGGAATCACAATAA
- a CDS encoding glycine zipper domain-containing protein yields MKTRYFKNRFFRGIAAALFLLVVQNAMAQQPAPTVPDTSKMTYNQISNTMKLYVFPSKGQSKDQQKQDEFACYNWAVEQSGIDPLNLPKVEAPPPQTGPTGGAVVGAAKGAAVGVAIGAIAGDAGKGAAIGAVAGGVAGRRAGKQAQAQQNQQAEAAVAKTEQDMRNSFQKAFSACIEGKGYTIK; encoded by the coding sequence ATGAAAACAAGGTATTTTAAGAACAGGTTTTTCCGGGGTATTGCAGCAGCTCTCTTTCTGCTGGTGGTTCAAAATGCAATGGCCCAGCAACCAGCACCAACTGTACCCGATACGTCTAAGATGACGTATAACCAGATTTCAAACACGATGAAATTATATGTATTTCCTTCTAAGGGACAAAGCAAGGACCAGCAAAAACAGGATGAGTTTGCTTGTTATAATTGGGCTGTAGAACAATCTGGCATTGATCCGTTGAACCTGCCTAAAGTAGAAGCGCCACCGCCTCAAACCGGTCCAACCGGTGGGGCTGTTGTTGGCGCAGCTAAAGGTGCAGCAGTGGGTGTGGCCATTGGTGCTATTGCCGGTGACGCGGGTAAGGGCGCAGCTATCGGCGCTGTTGCCGGCGGTGTGGCCGGAAGGCGGGCCGGTAAACAGGCGCAGGCCCAGCAAAACCAGCAGGCAGAGGCAGCAGTTGCAAAAACAGAGCAGGACATGAGAAATAGCTTCCAGAAAGCTTTTTCGGCTTGTATTGAAGGGAAAGGGTACACCATTAAATAA
- a CDS encoding nuclear transport factor 2 family protein, with the protein MKQLFFFAAIITCLYSCSNPSDKIKTENLALAKKFLNAVETKDAVTMESLLADNYKGFGPSYGDSVNKEEAIKGFKYTSDTLYESVKYTRFQNIAVSVNEGEEAEPGNWVSNWAEITIKYKDGRGPVHAWVNAVYKIENGKIVLSRTFYNEADVLRQLGYTMTPPNE; encoded by the coding sequence ATGAAGCAGCTTTTCTTTTTCGCAGCTATAATTACCTGCCTGTATTCCTGTTCTAATCCTTCTGATAAAATAAAAACAGAAAACCTTGCCCTGGCTAAAAAGTTCCTGAATGCCGTGGAAACCAAGGATGCCGTAACCATGGAGTCCCTGCTGGCTGATAATTACAAAGGATTTGGCCCTTCTTATGGCGATTCAGTCAACAAAGAGGAAGCTATTAAGGGCTTCAAATACACCTCAGATACACTTTATGAATCCGTAAAATATACGCGCTTTCAAAATATTGCAGTATCAGTAAATGAAGGTGAAGAAGCTGAGCCGGGTAACTGGGTTTCCAACTGGGCCGAAATTACCATTAAATATAAGGATGGTCGGGGGCCCGTACATGCCTGGGTCAATGCTGTTTATAAAATTGAAAACGGGAAAATAGTGTTGAGCAGGACGTTTTACAATGAAGCAGATGTCTTGCGGCAGCTGGGATATACGATGACACCACCCAATGAATAA
- a CDS encoding glucosidase: protein MENKRLQEARENRIPWKKWGPYLSERQWGTVREDYSDNGDAWNYFTHDHARSRAYRWGEDGLAGISDDKQLLCFALALWNGKDSIIKERLFGLSNSEGNHGEDVKECYFYLDSTPTHAYMKYLYKYPQNAFPYYDLITVNHNRSRSEPEYELIDTGIFKNNRYFDVFVEYAKASAGDILIRITIENRGQQDAYLTILPTLWFRNTWHDQPGETRPVLKQLRLDGSSGLISATHKQLGEFVFAAERAGDLLFTNNETNAEKLFGEPNLTPYVKDGFNNYIVDGRWNAVNPAKTGTKAAAHYFVNVAAGKSKILRLRLTNITSSGDPSRKQELKDIFGEEFDKIFNTRIAEADEFYKKVIPAKLGPDATNVMRQALAGMLWSKQFFYYDVRKWLMEHGVFPSKLNQPSIRNKQWSHMENEDIISMPDKWEYPWYAAWDLAFHVLPLMLVDEDFGKGQLDLILGTEYQHPNGQVPAYEWNFGDVNPPVHAWSVIFSYFLDKAKNGKGDILWLERCFHKLLLNFNWWVNRKDRAGSNVFEGGFLGLDNIGVFDRSSALPTGGYLEQADGTAWMALFSQNMIEMGTQLAMENPAYIDITKKFFEHFLLISSSMIRPDEDGGMWDEADGFFYDVLRLPDGSSHRMKVRSMVGLLPLCAVTVFERDMSKKYPEVAGFISKFLASRPELTAFVHDPAQEGQGGRRLASVLNEQNFKRVLAIMLDEKEFLSPYGIRALSKIHSDHPFVLNIDGQEFKVSYLPGESDNNMFGGNSNWRGPVWMPVNIIIIRALMNYYMYYGNEFQVECPTGSGIIMNLYQVAEDITRRLTAIFLRDENGHRPVFGNNQTFQEDPYWKDLILFHEYFHGDTGAGVGASHQTGWTGVIARVMHLFAETSMEDALKYSKDQIFQDNHGPVQADKK from the coding sequence ATGGAAAATAAAAGATTACAGGAAGCCCGGGAGAATAGAATCCCCTGGAAAAAATGGGGTCCATATTTAAGTGAACGTCAGTGGGGAACTGTTCGGGAAGACTACAGCGATAATGGCGATGCCTGGAATTATTTTACGCATGACCATGCCCGTTCCCGCGCTTATCGCTGGGGTGAAGACGGTTTGGCCGGTATTTCCGATGATAAACAATTGCTTTGCTTTGCCCTTGCCTTGTGGAATGGCAAAGATTCCATCATTAAAGAAAGGCTGTTCGGTTTAAGCAATTCGGAGGGTAACCATGGTGAGGACGTAAAAGAATGCTATTTCTATCTCGATTCTACCCCAACGCATGCTTATATGAAATACCTGTATAAGTATCCACAGAATGCCTTTCCTTATTATGACCTAATTACCGTAAACCATAATCGTAGCCGCAGTGAACCTGAGTATGAACTAATCGATACAGGCATCTTTAAGAATAACCGTTATTTTGATGTGTTCGTTGAATATGCCAAGGCCTCAGCCGGGGACATCCTGATCAGGATAACTATTGAAAATCGTGGACAGCAAGATGCTTATTTAACCATCTTACCAACCCTCTGGTTTCGAAATACATGGCATGACCAGCCTGGCGAAACCCGCCCGGTACTTAAACAATTGAGACTTGACGGGTCATCAGGTTTGATCTCGGCTACACATAAGCAATTGGGTGAATTTGTTTTCGCTGCCGAGAGGGCCGGTGACCTGCTGTTTACCAATAATGAAACGAATGCTGAAAAGCTTTTCGGTGAACCCAACCTGACACCTTATGTGAAGGATGGATTCAATAACTATATCGTTGATGGTCGCTGGAACGCTGTAAATCCCGCGAAGACCGGAACAAAAGCCGCCGCCCATTATTTTGTCAACGTAGCAGCTGGTAAATCCAAAATCCTGCGTTTGCGCCTTACCAATATAACCTCTTCGGGTGACCCTTCCCGTAAGCAGGAATTGAAAGATATATTCGGAGAAGAATTCGACAAAATTTTCAATACACGCATTGCGGAAGCTGATGAGTTTTATAAAAAGGTCATTCCTGCCAAACTCGGGCCAGATGCCACCAATGTGATGCGTCAGGCCCTGGCAGGAATGTTATGGTCTAAACAGTTTTTCTACTACGATGTGCGCAAATGGCTTATGGAGCATGGTGTTTTCCCATCCAAACTGAACCAGCCATCTATCCGTAACAAGCAGTGGAGCCATATGGAAAATGAAGACATTATTTCCATGCCGGACAAATGGGAATATCCATGGTATGCGGCTTGGGACCTGGCTTTTCATGTGCTGCCACTGATGTTGGTGGACGAGGACTTTGGGAAGGGGCAACTGGATTTAATACTGGGTACGGAATACCAGCATCCCAATGGTCAGGTGCCAGCATACGAATGGAATTTTGGGGACGTCAACCCACCAGTGCATGCCTGGTCAGTAATATTCAGTTATTTCCTGGATAAAGCAAAAAACGGCAAAGGGGATATCTTATGGCTGGAACGATGTTTCCATAAACTTCTACTCAACTTCAACTGGTGGGTGAACAGGAAAGACCGTGCCGGAAGCAATGTATTTGAAGGTGGTTTCCTTGGATTGGATAATATTGGTGTATTCGACCGGAGTTCAGCCCTGCCAACAGGTGGATACCTGGAGCAGGCCGATGGTACAGCCTGGATGGCACTTTTCAGCCAGAACATGATCGAGATGGGCACACAGCTGGCCATGGAAAACCCTGCTTATATTGACATCACCAAGAAATTCTTTGAGCACTTTTTATTAATCTCCTCATCAATGATCCGTCCTGACGAAGATGGCGGGATGTGGGATGAGGCCGACGGTTTTTTCTATGACGTGTTACGCCTGCCTGATGGCAGCAGCCATCGGATGAAAGTGCGTTCGATGGTGGGTTTGCTTCCATTGTGTGCGGTTACAGTTTTTGAAAGGGACATGTCGAAGAAGTATCCTGAAGTCGCTGGCTTTATTTCAAAATTCCTGGCTTCAAGGCCGGAATTAACGGCTTTTGTTCATGATCCTGCACAGGAAGGGCAGGGTGGCCGGCGTTTGGCCTCGGTGCTGAATGAACAGAATTTCAAAAGGGTATTGGCCATCATGCTGGATGAGAAAGAGTTTTTAAGTCCTTACGGTATCCGGGCGCTATCTAAGATCCACAGTGATCATCCTTTCGTATTGAATATAGATGGCCAGGAATTTAAAGTGTCTTATTTACCCGGGGAATCAGATAATAATATGTTCGGGGGAAATTCTAACTGGCGCGGGCCTGTATGGATGCCTGTTAACATCATCATCATCCGCGCACTGATGAATTATTACATGTATTATGGAAATGAGTTCCAGGTCGAATGCCCCACCGGATCCGGGATAATCATGAATTTGTACCAGGTGGCCGAGGATATCACCCGCAGGCTTACCGCCATTTTCCTGCGCGATGAAAATGGTCACAGGCCGGTATTTGGAAACAACCAGACATTCCAGGAAGATCCATATTGGAAGGATTTAATCTTATTCCACGAGTATTTTCATGGCGATACCGGTGCAGGTGTTGGCGCAAGCCACCAGACCGGTTGGACCGGAGTTATCGCCCGGGTCATGCACCTCTTTGCAGAAACCTCAATGGAAGATGCCCTCAAATATAGCAAGGATCAGATTTTTCAGGACAACCACGGACCTGTTCAGGCCGACAAAAAATAA
- a CDS encoding DUF1254 domain-containing protein gives MKMTTDIPEGIAIPDIVQTRLGTLKFFDGFPDKASVSILYDNLDFQRAVQAYLLALPAVNVMGLREGLTKLGPPNFTIPTFESMMDSRSLFLTANANTAYTWIWINLHDGPLVAEVPPMTLGMIDDFWFRYVTDIGIVGPDKGQGGKYLLLPPGYNGEVPNGYYVVRVPTYESILVWRNFPVNGNIAPSIEKLKSLTKIYPLAESANPKANTFVNVSGKDFSTIAPADYSFWEYLNVVVQNEPVESIDPVTLGFFAAIGIEKGKPFAPDERMKKILTEAALVGDATARTLTYQSRIPEAFYYPDSTWRQWLGGYKFESQPGVRYLDAAAFFYFYATGVTPAMEAKMVGQGSQYAVGIVDADGNPLDGGKNYRLHVLPNVPVKDFWSVILYDNQTRSMLQTDQEFPMVTSQNKNLMLNQDGSVDVYFGPKAPAGMENNWIQTLPGKGWNTLFRLYGPLEPWFDKTWKLPEIEALIG, from the coding sequence ATGAAAATGACAACGGATATTCCAGAAGGGATAGCAATACCGGACATAGTGCAAACGCGACTGGGTACGCTTAAGTTTTTTGATGGTTTTCCTGACAAAGCATCAGTCAGCATACTGTATGATAACCTTGATTTCCAGAGGGCCGTACAGGCCTATTTACTGGCTCTTCCGGCAGTTAATGTAATGGGTCTGAGGGAAGGTTTGACGAAACTTGGACCACCCAATTTTACTATTCCCACCTTCGAATCCATGATGGATTCCCGTTCCCTGTTCCTGACAGCCAACGCAAACACCGCATATACCTGGATTTGGATTAATCTTCATGATGGTCCACTGGTGGCAGAGGTGCCACCAATGACCCTGGGGATGATTGACGATTTCTGGTTCCGGTATGTTACGGACATTGGCATCGTTGGACCCGACAAGGGACAAGGTGGCAAGTACCTGCTCCTGCCTCCCGGTTATAATGGCGAAGTCCCAAATGGTTACTACGTTGTGCGGGTCCCTACTTATGAGTCTATTCTCGTTTGGCGCAATTTCCCGGTGAATGGAAATATCGCTCCTTCGATTGAAAAGCTAAAAAGCCTGACAAAGATTTACCCGCTTGCTGAGTCAGCAAACCCAAAGGCAAATACTTTTGTAAATGTTTCAGGCAAAGATTTCAGCACTATCGCACCCGCAGACTATTCTTTTTGGGAATACCTAAACGTGGTGGTTCAAAATGAACCTGTTGAATCAATTGACCCGGTAACCCTGGGCTTTTTTGCTGCAATCGGCATCGAAAAAGGCAAACCATTCGCACCTGACGAGCGCATGAAAAAAATACTTACTGAGGCAGCTTTAGTAGGTGATGCCACTGCCCGAACCTTAACCTACCAGAGTCGGATTCCTGAAGCTTTTTATTATCCTGACAGTACCTGGCGCCAATGGTTAGGTGGCTATAAGTTTGAGTCACAACCCGGTGTGCGTTACCTGGATGCCGCTGCATTTTTCTATTTCTATGCCACAGGCGTAACTCCTGCCATGGAAGCGAAGATGGTCGGGCAGGGCTCCCAATATGCCGTTGGTATTGTGGACGCCGATGGCAATCCATTGGACGGTGGCAAAAACTACCGCTTGCATGTGCTGCCCAATGTTCCTGTAAAAGATTTCTGGTCGGTGATCTTATATGACAACCAAACCCGTTCCATGCTGCAGACTGACCAGGAATTCCCGATGGTTACAAGTCAAAATAAAAATTTAATGCTTAACCAGGATGGATCTGTTGATGTTTACTTTGGACCTAAAGCACCGGCAGGCATGGAAAACAACTGGATACAAACATTACCGGGCAAAGGCTGGAATACATTATTCCGTCTTTATGGGCCCCTGGAGCCCTGGTTCGATAAAACATGGAAATTACCTGAGATTGAAGCGTTGATAGGGTAA
- a CDS encoding MGH1-like glycoside hydrolase domain-containing protein has translation MEKQRLLEARDNKLPWKKWGPYLSERQWGTVREDYSENGDAWNFFTHDHSRSRAYRWGEDGIAGISDDKQRLCFSLALWNGKDPILKERMFGLTNSQGNHGEDVKEYYFYIDSTPTHSYMKMLYKYPQAAYPYVQLEQENARRSREEMEYELLDTGVFNEDRYFDVFVEYAKAGPEDILVKISAINRGPEAAELHLLPTLWYRNDWSAWIADTNRAAEKPKLSQVNTKPGISTISASHKKLGEFILACDGDVPLLFTENETNHEKLFPGTPNESLHVKDGINDFVVNGKQEAVNPEKQGTKASAHYNFSVGAGQTAVIRLRLTKNGAEQMDTPFGNNFEKVFADRLNEANAFYKSVTPPSVGEDKANVMRQALAGMLWSKQFFFFDGDNWLDEHNSNPLHKGYKNARNSEWYHMLNEDVISMPDKWEYPWYAAWDLAFHTLPLSIVDPDFAKTQMELMLRGSYMHPNGQMPAYEWNFSDVNPPVHAFATLFLHRTEKSLSGEAGMEFLKLTFNKLLLNFTWWINRKDRFGKNVFEGGFLGLDNIGVFDRSAPLPTGGSLEQADGTAWMALFSQNMLELAAEIATQDHSYEPMVFKFIEHFFFIASAMNQPGEDGMWDEEDGFYYDLLRLPDGSAHRLKVRSMVGLLPLCATTVIEPIQRENLPRAMYAINERLRRMPELKSTIHPTGEGHLGVGDRGILALLNEDHLRRILEKMLDENEFFGAHGIRSISKFHKDHPFILNVQGQEYRVDYLPAESNTGMFGGNSNWRGPVWMPVNVMIIRALLNYYMYYGDNFKIECPTGSGKMMNLFEVSKEIGDRLTSTFLRDETGKRPVYGGTEKFQSDPNWRDLILFYEYFHGDNGAGLGASHQTGWTGVIAKIIQLYGVLDPDQALNAGKAAAFVQK, from the coding sequence ATGGAAAAGCAACGGCTACTGGAAGCAAGAGATAATAAGCTCCCCTGGAAAAAATGGGGACCATACTTAAGTGAACGCCAGTGGGGTACTGTGCGTGAAGATTATAGCGAAAATGGCGATGCCTGGAACTTTTTTACCCACGACCATTCCCGCTCACGTGCATACCGTTGGGGTGAAGATGGTATTGCCGGCATTTCTGACGACAAACAGCGGCTCTGTTTTTCGCTGGCCTTGTGGAATGGCAAAGACCCGATTCTTAAGGAGCGTATGTTTGGTTTGACCAACAGCCAGGGTAATCATGGTGAGGATGTAAAGGAATACTATTTCTACATTGACAGCACGCCGACGCATTCTTACATGAAGATGTTATACAAATATCCGCAGGCGGCTTATCCTTATGTTCAACTAGAACAAGAGAATGCCCGCCGGTCCCGTGAAGAGATGGAATATGAATTGCTTGATACCGGTGTATTTAATGAAGACCGGTACTTCGATGTCTTCGTCGAATATGCCAAAGCCGGACCGGAAGACATTCTGGTGAAGATCAGTGCCATCAACCGGGGACCAGAAGCTGCTGAATTGCACCTGTTGCCTACGCTCTGGTACAGGAACGATTGGTCGGCCTGGATTGCTGATACTAATAGGGCAGCAGAAAAACCGAAACTCAGCCAGGTTAATACAAAGCCGGGTATTAGCACTATTTCAGCCAGTCATAAGAAGTTGGGTGAATTCATATTGGCTTGCGATGGTGACGTTCCACTTTTATTCACAGAAAATGAAACGAACCACGAAAAACTTTTCCCGGGAACCCCTAATGAAAGCTTGCATGTAAAGGATGGCATAAACGACTTTGTGGTAAATGGCAAGCAGGAAGCCGTGAACCCTGAAAAGCAGGGAACGAAGGCTTCAGCCCATTACAACTTTAGTGTTGGTGCCGGCCAGACAGCTGTAATAAGGTTACGGTTGACCAAAAACGGGGCAGAACAAATGGATACCCCATTTGGAAATAATTTTGAAAAGGTTTTTGCAGACCGGTTAAATGAAGCCAATGCATTTTATAAGTCCGTCACTCCTCCATCAGTAGGGGAGGACAAGGCTAATGTAATGCGCCAGGCACTTGCAGGTATGCTTTGGAGTAAGCAATTCTTCTTTTTTGATGGCGATAACTGGTTGGACGAACACAATTCCAATCCACTGCATAAAGGATATAAAAACGCGAGGAATTCTGAATGGTACCATATGCTGAACGAGGATGTTATTTCCATGCCCGACAAATGGGAATATCCATGGTATGCAGCCTGGGACCTCGCTTTTCATACCTTACCACTTTCAATAGTGGATCCTGATTTTGCAAAGACCCAAATGGAACTGATGCTGCGGGGTTCATACATGCACCCTAACGGCCAGATGCCTGCCTATGAATGGAATTTCAGTGATGTGAATCCACCTGTGCATGCTTTTGCAACATTATTCCTGCACCGCACAGAGAAGTCTTTAAGTGGTGAGGCAGGCATGGAATTCCTGAAGCTGACATTCAATAAATTATTACTCAATTTTACCTGGTGGATAAACCGTAAGGACCGGTTTGGTAAGAATGTATTCGAAGGCGGCTTTCTTGGCCTTGATAATATTGGGGTATTCGATCGTAGTGCACCGTTACCAACCGGTGGTAGCCTCGAACAGGCCGATGGCACAGCCTGGATGGCACTTTTCAGCCAGAATATGCTTGAACTCGCAGCCGAAATCGCCACACAAGATCACAGTTATGAACCCATGGTTTTCAAGTTCATTGAACATTTCTTTTTTATCGCTTCGGCTATGAACCAGCCTGGGGAAGACGGTATGTGGGATGAAGAAGACGGATTCTACTATGACCTGCTCCGGCTGCCAGATGGCAGCGCACATAGGCTTAAAGTCCGTTCAATGGTTGGACTATTACCGCTCTGTGCCACTACTGTAATTGAACCCATTCAACGGGAAAATTTACCCCGGGCTATGTACGCTATAAACGAACGCCTGCGAAGGATGCCTGAGCTTAAATCAACTATTCATCCTACAGGTGAAGGCCACTTAGGGGTAGGTGACCGGGGTATCCTTGCCCTGTTAAACGAAGACCACCTGCGGCGTATACTTGAAAAGATGCTGGATGAGAATGAATTCTTCGGCGCGCATGGCATCCGGTCCATTTCGAAGTTCCATAAGGACCATCCTTTCATTTTAAATGTACAAGGCCAGGAATACCGGGTAGATTACCTGCCGGCGGAATCAAACACCGGAATGTTCGGTGGCAATTCTAACTGGCGTGGGCCCGTATGGATGCCGGTGAATGTCATGATCATCCGTGCGTTGCTGAATTACTACATGTACTATGGCGACAACTTCAAGATTGAATGCCCGACCGGATCTGGTAAAATGATGAACCTGTTTGAAGTCTCTAAGGAAATCGGCGACCGGCTCACCAGTACTTTTTTGCGGGATGAAACCGGCAAGCGACCAGTCTATGGTGGAACTGAAAAATTCCAGTCTGATCCAAACTGGCGTGACCTCATCCTCTTTTATGAGTACTTCCATGGTGACAATGGTGCCGGGCTTGGCGCCAGCCACCAGACAGGCTGGACCGGTGTAATAGCAAAAATTATCCAGTTGTATGGAGTATTGGATCCAGACCAGGCGCTTAACGCTGGCAAGGCCGCCGCATTTGTTCAGAAATGA